Proteins found in one Vallitalea okinawensis genomic segment:
- a CDS encoding carbohydrate ABC transporter permease, translating to MKQTNTINTSRGKLITTYIIMSLMTLPIVFMYVWLIANSVMGVDADGNAAFTLSNWQFLWSEINIQGRVIPPIWSAFFNSITFAFGIMFLEIIISSLAGYTLSRMVFKGRKLILRSIILLHAFPSVSLLIAVFYVLSYVGLIDTLLGVILVKTALQIPMSTYIIKGFFDEVPWDVEWSALVDGCSRWKALWQVVIPHVKQGIAAISIFSLLAGWSEFILLYTFLFSDNRILLSTYIKKIMGEDGIISYGLISAVGVFYMLPILIFFFVTQKNLMKINVGGGKGV from the coding sequence ATGAAACAGACGAATACCATCAATACAAGTAGAGGAAAATTAATAACTACTTATATCATTATGTCTCTTATGACATTACCCATTGTTTTTATGTATGTATGGCTAATTGCTAATTCAGTAATGGGTGTAGATGCTGATGGGAATGCAGCCTTTACATTGAGTAATTGGCAATTCTTATGGTCTGAAATTAATATTCAAGGAAGGGTTATTCCGCCAATTTGGTCGGCGTTTTTTAATTCTATTACCTTTGCTTTTGGAATCATGTTTTTAGAGATTATTATCAGTTCATTAGCTGGATATACCTTATCCAGAATGGTTTTTAAAGGGAGAAAATTAATACTCCGTTCCATTATCTTGCTGCATGCTTTTCCTAGTGTATCCTTATTAATTGCAGTGTTTTATGTATTATCCTATGTTGGACTAATTGATACGTTATTGGGAGTTATCTTAGTAAAAACAGCATTACAGATACCTATGTCAACTTATATTATAAAGGGCTTTTTTGATGAAGTTCCTTGGGATGTAGAGTGGTCAGCATTAGTAGACGGATGTAGTCGATGGAAGGCGTTATGGCAAGTGGTTATTCCACATGTCAAGCAAGGGATTGCTGCTATTAGTATTTTTTCACTATTAGCTGGTTGGTCAGAATTTATATTATTGTATACATTCCTCTTTAGTGATAATCGAATATTACTTTCGACCTATATCAAAAAGATTATGGGTGAAGACGGTATTATCAGCTATGGGTTAATATCAGCAGTAGGCGTATTTTATATGCTTCCAATTCTGATCTTCTTCTTTGTAACACAAAAGAACTTAATGAAAATTAACGTTGGGGGTGGAAAGGGCGTATGA
- a CDS encoding sensor histidine kinase, which yields MLNIKSQLPLLNHIKRDFEKEPIHIYTQILTTHFLLLILAMFVFIFILGTLAVQTLISQTSKFNYDNLYYINNETEDFFINLKENLHYVTSNQEIRSSLVFSNQFENVEEFKISPHTKNYLNYISDMGHDYDLSFCNLNGILSIDSYEPIVNSIDIKSQSWYKEFMTLNIDQKVISNTQKPYYVENTADNAIISYILSIKNYTEDQTIGFLILDIDYEMIEDLYTNKISPTYPIIILDENDELIFHSESLNENMIKKIIHQNPYFVKEEKITVGKEKFLVSKWHSSYTDWKILSIISLDEQLGPFTELAFIFLPIILIIILLHTFISNNTSKKIIQPINDLITTMKSTRDGYFNQKQLANTNIYEIDELSYTFKSMMEEINHLIDTNQKNNLLKIESQLIALQQKINPHFLFNTLELISGQAIIENANDTSEMAQKLGNLFRYNLRAPDVLTLEQEINYFKDYLYLQQIRYNHTLNIFFHIDENILNYKIPKLTLQPLIENSINHGFGDLPADDNFIQIIGRMHETKLCIEIIDNGMGIPPVRLNELKDALINDMNNFQCFINRKEHIGIRNVNARLCLYYKIDSCLAIQSSMNEGTKITLTIPIADKSYETT from the coding sequence ATGTTAAACATAAAATCTCAACTTCCGTTACTTAATCATATAAAAAGGGATTTTGAAAAGGAACCTATTCATATTTATACACAAATTCTTACTACTCATTTTTTGTTATTGATCTTAGCCATGTTTGTTTTTATCTTTATATTAGGTACCCTAGCCGTGCAAACTTTGATTAGTCAGACCTCTAAATTTAATTACGATAATCTTTACTATATCAATAATGAAACAGAAGATTTTTTTATTAACTTAAAAGAAAATCTCCACTATGTTACTTCCAATCAAGAAATTAGAAGCTCTCTGGTTTTCTCTAATCAATTTGAAAATGTAGAAGAATTTAAGATCAGTCCTCATACCAAAAATTATTTAAACTATATATCAGATATGGGACATGATTACGATTTATCCTTTTGCAATTTGAATGGTATTTTAAGTATTGACTCCTATGAACCTATCGTTAATAGCATTGATATTAAATCTCAGAGTTGGTATAAGGAGTTCATGACTCTTAATATTGATCAAAAAGTTATCTCTAACACCCAAAAGCCTTATTATGTTGAAAATACGGCTGATAATGCAATCATCTCCTATATTTTGAGCATCAAAAACTATACTGAAGATCAGACCATTGGATTTCTGATTTTAGATATTGATTATGAAATGATTGAGGATTTATATACAAATAAGATATCTCCTACTTATCCCATAATCATCTTAGATGAAAATGATGAACTTATATTTCATTCTGAAAGCCTGAATGAGAACATGATCAAAAAGATCATCCATCAAAATCCATACTTTGTAAAAGAGGAAAAGATAACTGTTGGTAAAGAAAAATTCTTGGTCAGTAAATGGCATTCCAGCTATACTGATTGGAAGATCCTATCGATTATTTCCTTAGATGAGCAGTTGGGACCTTTCACAGAATTGGCTTTTATTTTTCTTCCTATTATCTTAATTATCATTTTATTACATACCTTCATCTCTAATAATACATCAAAAAAAATCATTCAACCGATAAATGACTTAATAACAACCATGAAAAGTACAAGAGATGGTTACTTCAATCAAAAACAATTGGCTAACACCAACATCTATGAGATCGATGAATTATCCTATACTTTTAAAAGTATGATGGAAGAAATAAATCATCTCATTGATACGAATCAAAAAAATAACCTTTTAAAAATTGAATCACAATTAATTGCTTTACAACAAAAAATCAATCCTCATTTTTTGTTTAATACACTTGAACTAATCAGCGGGCAAGCCATCATAGAAAATGCTAACGATACTAGTGAAATGGCGCAAAAACTGGGTAATCTATTTAGATATAATCTTCGTGCACCTGATGTTTTAACTCTTGAACAAGAAATAAATTACTTCAAAGACTACCTTTATTTACAACAAATACGATACAATCATACATTAAACATTTTCTTTCATATTGATGAAAACATTCTAAACTATAAAATACCCAAGCTAACTTTACAGCCTCTGATTGAGAATTCAATTAACCATGGGTTTGGAGATTTACCAGCTGATGATAACTTTATTCAAATTATTGGTAGGATGCATGAGACTAAACTATGTATTGAAATAATCGATAACGGTATGGGTATACCGCCTGTAAGACTGAATGAATTGAAGGATGCTCTAATCAATGATATGAACAATTTTCAATGCTTTATTAACCGTAAGGAACATATTGGTATACGTAATGTCAATGCAAGACTTTGCTTATATTATAAAATCGACAGCTGTTTAGCTATTCAAAGTAGCATGAATGAAGGAACAAAAATTACTCTAACTATTCCAATAGCTGATAAGTCCTATGAAACTACCTAG
- a CDS encoding carbohydrate ABC transporter permease: protein MKKRRNILPYLLLTPFLLLVILFFLMPVIVTAIMAFTDMNFSMKWNFVGFTNFKRIVEDPNFNQLIWNTVKYVLGTLCINVLFALFLAILTSYFIQNERTSTTYRAIWMLPRISPPIIYIVLWMWLLDPSEMGILNSLRAMFGAEPYFWVGNHAMTIVILVNGLVGASYGMTIFSAAIKSIPVSLFRAAKVDGASDHSVIFDIILPAIKWPIMFVSIWQLLSLLTSYEYILLLTDGGPMIESEVWALHAYHKAFANLEFGYGAALALILVMVALVCTLIMLRLFGFDKMLKSSRID, encoded by the coding sequence ATGAAAAAGAGACGAAATATTCTGCCTTATTTATTATTGACCCCATTTCTATTGCTGGTTATCTTATTTTTTTTAATGCCAGTTATTGTAACGGCCATCATGGCATTTACAGATATGAATTTTTCCATGAAATGGAATTTCGTTGGGTTTACTAACTTTAAAAGAATTGTTGAAGATCCTAACTTTAATCAGTTGATATGGAATACAGTCAAGTATGTTTTAGGTACTTTATGCATTAATGTATTGTTTGCATTATTTCTTGCTATTCTTACATCTTACTTTATTCAAAACGAAAGAACCAGTACGACATATCGAGCTATTTGGATGTTACCACGAATTTCACCACCTATTATTTATATTGTATTATGGATGTGGCTTTTAGACCCTAGTGAGATGGGGATTCTTAATTCGCTTAGAGCTATGTTTGGAGCTGAGCCTTATTTTTGGGTAGGAAATCACGCGATGACCATTGTTATTTTAGTTAATGGTTTGGTGGGAGCTTCTTATGGCATGACTATCTTCTCAGCTGCTATTAAATCTATACCAGTAAGTTTATTCAGAGCAGCAAAAGTGGATGGCGCATCAGATCATTCTGTTATTTTTGATATCATACTTCCTGCTATTAAATGGCCTATTATGTTCGTTAGTATATGGCAGCTTTTATCCTTATTAACATCCTATGAGTATATATTATTATTAACAGATGGGGGACCAATGATTGAAAGTGAAGTATGGGCTTTACATGCCTATCATAAAGCATTTGCCAACTTAGAATTTGGTTATGGTGCAGCGTTAGCCCTTATATTAGTAATGGTAGCACTTGTTTGTACTTTAATCATGCTTAGATTATTTGGATTTGATAAAATGCTTAAATCCTCACGAATAGATTAA
- a CDS encoding LL-diaminopimelate aminotransferase — translation MGESYIQNLIAERIGGNQFGKSTVIYKFEKIKRAKRAAMEAHPDMEIIDMGVGEPDAMADPGVIETLAKEAAVWENRNYADNGIDTFKDAAVRYLDRVYGVKGLNMSMVNHSIGSKPALAMMAQAFINPGDITLMTVPGYGVMGTMTRWLGGETYNMPLTAENNFLPDLDAIPEDVAKRAKLLYINYPNNPTGATATEEFFKKAIKFAKENDIVVVQDAAYAALTFDGYKPLSFLSIEGAMEVGVEIHSISKAFNMTGWRMAFVAGNELVVQAFAAVKDNNDSGQFKAIQKACAYALEHPEITEETVKKYSRRHDMLVDVLIRLGFKAKKPKGSFYLYVPIPKGVKGGPSFETAEDFSQFMIREKLISTVPWDDAGHFVRFSVTFVADTEEKEKAVIDEIYNRLSAIDFEF, via the coding sequence ATGGGCGAAAGCTACATACAAAATCTTATTGCTGAAAGAATTGGTGGCAACCAATTTGGTAAAAGTACAGTTATTTATAAGTTTGAAAAGATTAAGCGTGCTAAAAGAGCAGCTATGGAAGCACATCCAGACATGGAGATAATCGACATGGGTGTAGGTGAACCAGATGCAATGGCTGATCCAGGTGTTATTGAAACACTTGCTAAAGAAGCGGCAGTTTGGGAGAACAGAAACTATGCTGATAATGGTATTGATACCTTCAAAGATGCTGCAGTTCGATATTTAGACCGGGTTTATGGTGTTAAGGGATTGAACATGAGTATGGTTAATCACTCCATCGGTTCAAAACCAGCGCTAGCAATGATGGCTCAAGCTTTTATCAATCCAGGGGATATTACGTTAATGACTGTTCCAGGTTATGGTGTCATGGGAACAATGACAAGATGGCTAGGTGGCGAAACATATAATATGCCATTAACAGCAGAAAATAATTTCTTACCTGATTTAGATGCAATTCCTGAGGATGTTGCAAAACGAGCAAAATTATTATATATCAACTATCCAAACAATCCAACTGGAGCAACTGCTACTGAAGAGTTTTTTAAAAAAGCAATTAAGTTTGCAAAAGAAAATGATATTGTTGTTGTTCAAGATGCAGCATATGCAGCATTAACATTTGATGGTTATAAGCCTCTAAGTTTCTTAAGCATAGAAGGTGCTATGGAAGTTGGGGTAGAGATCCACTCTATTTCTAAAGCTTTCAATATGACAGGATGGCGTATGGCTTTTGTTGCTGGTAATGAACTTGTAGTTCAAGCATTTGCCGCAGTTAAAGATAATAATGATTCAGGTCAGTTCAAAGCCATTCAAAAAGCTTGTGCTTATGCTTTAGAGCATCCAGAAATTACAGAAGAAACAGTTAAGAAGTATTCAAGAAGACATGATATGCTTGTTGATGTTCTTATAAGACTTGGATTTAAAGCTAAAAAGCCAAAAGGTTCATTCTACCTTTATGTGCCTATCCCCAAAGGTGTTAAAGGCGGACCTTCCTTTGAAACAGCTGAAGACTTTAGTCAATTTATGATTAGAGAGAAATTAATTTCAACTGTTCCATGGGATGATGCAGGACATTTTGTACGTTTCTCTGTAACATTTGTTGCTGATACTGAAGAAAAAGAAAAAGCAGTAATTGATGAAATTTACAATCGTTTATCAGCAATTGATTTTGAATTCTAG
- the dapF gene encoding diaminopimelate epimerase has protein sequence MKFTKMQGCGNDYIYVNCFDEKVESPNELAARISDRHFGVGSDGLVLILPSDQADFKMRMFNSDGSESEMCGNAIRCVGKYVYDNKMTEKKEVNIDTLAGIKILELTVEEDQVTLVKVDMGEPILEPQEVPVNSDKNPVIRETIKADEYVYDFTCVSMGNPHAVTYIDDVEHFDLHTIGPKFEVHEKFPRKTNVEFVEVIDRQTLKMRVWERGAGETLACGTGACGVLVASVLNDISDRKATIKLIGGDLIIEWDEATNHVFMTGPAVTVFEGTYLG, from the coding sequence ATGAAATTCACAAAAATGCAGGGTTGCGGTAATGACTACATATATGTTAACTGCTTCGATGAAAAAGTTGAAAGTCCAAATGAATTAGCTGCTAGAATTAGTGATCGTCATTTTGGCGTAGGTTCAGATGGATTAGTACTAATTTTACCATCTGATCAAGCTGATTTCAAAATGCGTATGTTTAATTCAGACGGTAGTGAATCCGAAATGTGTGGTAATGCTATTCGCTGTGTTGGTAAGTATGTATACGACAATAAGATGACTGAAAAAAAAGAAGTGAACATTGATACCCTAGCTGGGATAAAGATCTTAGAACTTACTGTTGAAGAAGATCAAGTAACCTTAGTTAAAGTAGATATGGGTGAACCTATACTTGAACCTCAAGAGGTTCCTGTTAATAGTGATAAAAATCCTGTAATTAGGGAAACAATAAAAGCAGATGAGTATGTCTATGATTTTACATGTGTTTCAATGGGCAATCCTCATGCTGTAACATATATTGATGATGTTGAACATTTTGATTTACACACTATTGGTCCCAAATTTGAAGTTCATGAGAAGTTTCCTAGAAAAACAAATGTTGAATTTGTTGAAGTCATCGACCGCCAAACCCTTAAAATGCGTGTTTGGGAAAGAGGCGCTGGTGAAACATTAGCATGTGGCACAGGTGCTTGTGGTGTTCTTGTAGCTTCAGTACTCAATGATATCAGTGACAGAAAAGCTACTATTAAGTTAATTGGTGGGGATTTGATTATCGAATGGGATGAAGCGACCAACCATGTGTTTATGACAGGACCAGCAGTAACAGTATTTGAAGGAACTTATCTGGGGTAA
- a CDS encoding response regulator transcription factor, with amino-acid sequence MYKVLIVDDNVIIRKSIRTRVKWDQIDMEVVGEACDGKEAYDMICSIECDIVITDIKMPKIDGLALIEKTRKQFPCLQYIIISSFDDFKYTKKAILYKVVTYILKPINNQELLTALQTSKNNIIHLQEQEQQKMHLENSKELNDFAKFNAHMISFLNNNDTLKNNSNFLDTFNYRYTDKELIMLAFNTLQPELNMNVLYTIYKYLLRHHPLNMIPVLLNENIFIVIITTENRDKTLINQLALQGTNIMKELNYTKIYYSCSFGENKVANLKPCFKECMRALYYRFLDLKPVNNIYYYTPLESKGLSDDELNNYKLALELGVEEQALESLNSIFQHLHTHHVNSSIFKLTMTSIVNIIHNTLLSNNLNRSILPEEVFGRYFFLKFGCLDDLNHYFTTLTKDLCSNIQSSSHENYDKIIDYIKANYNKSISLNSIADTFFMNTNYLGQFIKKHTGQTFNQYINNMRIEQAKRVLSKQPDIKLNELAHTIGYADSQYFSKVFRRITGFTPTQYKKNN; translated from the coding sequence ATGTACAAAGTTCTCATTGTAGATGATAATGTCATCATTAGAAAAAGTATACGAACTCGTGTTAAATGGGATCAGATAGATATGGAGGTTGTGGGAGAAGCTTGTGACGGCAAAGAAGCTTATGATATGATTTGTTCCATAGAGTGTGATATTGTTATCACGGATATTAAGATGCCCAAAATCGATGGGTTAGCTCTAATTGAGAAGACAAGAAAGCAATTTCCTTGCTTACAGTACATTATCATAAGTAGTTTCGATGATTTTAAATATACTAAAAAAGCCATCTTATATAAAGTTGTCACTTATATTTTAAAACCCATAAATAATCAAGAGCTTTTAACTGCTCTTCAGACATCAAAAAACAATATCATTCATTTACAAGAGCAAGAACAGCAAAAGATGCATTTAGAAAATTCGAAGGAATTAAATGATTTTGCAAAATTTAACGCACATATGATTTCCTTCCTTAATAATAATGACACCCTTAAGAATAACAGTAATTTTCTTGATACATTTAATTATCGATATACTGATAAAGAACTGATTATGCTAGCATTTAATACACTTCAACCTGAACTAAATATGAATGTACTATACACGATTTATAAATATTTACTTCGGCATCATCCACTCAACATGATACCTGTGCTGTTGAATGAAAACATTTTCATTGTAATTATTACCACAGAAAATAGGGATAAAACCCTGATTAATCAACTAGCACTTCAAGGAACAAATATTATGAAAGAGTTAAACTATACAAAGATCTACTATAGCTGTTCCTTTGGAGAAAATAAGGTGGCCAATTTAAAACCTTGTTTTAAAGAGTGTATGAGGGCTCTTTACTACCGTTTCCTCGACCTAAAACCTGTAAACAATATCTATTATTACACACCGTTGGAATCTAAAGGTTTATCTGATGATGAATTGAATAATTATAAATTAGCACTTGAACTTGGCGTAGAAGAGCAAGCTCTTGAGTCTTTAAATAGCATTTTTCAGCACTTACATACCCATCATGTCAATTCATCTATTTTTAAATTGACCATGACTTCTATCGTCAATATCATTCATAACACACTACTTTCAAATAACCTCAATAGAAGCATACTACCTGAAGAAGTTTTTGGGAGGTATTTCTTCTTGAAATTTGGTTGTTTAGATGACCTCAATCACTACTTCACAACATTAACTAAAGATTTATGCAGTAATATTCAATCCAGTAGCCATGAGAATTATGATAAAATCATTGATTATATCAAGGCTAATTACAATAAATCCATATCCCTTAATTCCATTGCAGATACTTTTTTTATGAATACCAATTATTTAGGACAATTTATTAAAAAACATACCGGTCAAACTTTTAATCAATACATTAATAACATGAGAATTGAGCAAGCTAAAAGAGTTCTATCCAAACAGCCCGATATCAAGTTAAATGAGTTAGCTCATACCATAGGCTATGCCGACTCTCAGTACTTTTCAAAAGTTTTTAGAAGGATTACAGGCTTTACCCCTACCCAATATAAAAAAAATAATTAG
- a CDS encoding HAD family hydrolase: MSDLKYILFDCMETIIDMDPLPKQEDYAGWGYVDSGYEKRFGSFNYFYGAYRQSKEKFAEQLKEYEEYDSLNSYLYAVGKCLPCLDVLETEKIAGEMYRNFWKKYSSFCYISSKKKELIRRLSDRYTLGIISNFKVPDGIEELLERCEVKQYFTHVTTSILSGYRKPHHKIYEDALKATGLPIEQILYIGDDEICDYQGAREFGFDAYLYNEESIKMLEDLLK, from the coding sequence ATGTCGGATTTGAAGTATATACTTTTTGATTGTATGGAAACTATAATAGATATGGACCCACTTCCAAAGCAAGAAGATTACGCTGGATGGGGATATGTTGATAGTGGTTATGAAAAAAGGTTTGGTAGTTTTAATTATTTTTACGGGGCTTATCGACAAAGTAAGGAGAAATTTGCAGAACAGTTGAAAGAATATGAAGAATATGATTCATTGAATAGCTATCTGTATGCTGTGGGTAAGTGTTTACCTTGTCTAGATGTATTGGAAACTGAAAAAATTGCCGGGGAAATGTATCGAAACTTTTGGAAGAAGTATAGCTCATTTTGTTATATTTCATCAAAGAAGAAAGAACTAATCAGACGGTTAAGTGACAGGTATACTTTAGGCATTATCTCCAATTTTAAAGTACCTGATGGTATTGAAGAATTATTAGAGCGTTGTGAGGTGAAGCAATATTTTACTCATGTAACAACATCCATCCTCTCAGGCTATCGAAAACCTCATCATAAAATATACGAAGATGCTTTAAAGGCTACAGGATTACCAATAGAGCAAATACTATATATTGGTGACGATGAAATTTGTGATTATCAAGGTGCAAGAGAATTTGGGTTTGATGCATATTTATATAATGAGGAGTCTATTAAAATGCTGGAAGACTTATTGAAATAA
- a CDS encoding ABC transporter ATP-binding protein — protein sequence MSIHLSNISKRFENGVLALDGINLEIEQGEFIALLGPSGCGKSTTLMMLAGLYIPTTGDIKFNEKVVNTLEPKDRNIGMVFQSYALYPHMSVKDNIAFPLKQQKVPKKERYRRAEEIAKIVKIESLLNRKPNQLSGGQQQRVAMARAIVKNPDVLLLDEPMSNLDTRLKIEVREEIRRIQKKLNLTAIIVTHDQEEAMATADRIALLDNGRIQQFGTPDELFNNPKNMFVAHFMGNPPMNFLEGKLVKEVDKNWLMSDTFKFELPKEIVINEEHIGKDVTLGVRPYQLNIVNDDENGVFADVVFVEYLGREVLIQTKVGDTIIRVLTTPGGINESQKRIKIAPQASGIQLFLDKSGENILYKQ from the coding sequence ATGAGTATTCATTTAAGTAATATATCAAAGCGATTCGAAAATGGGGTTTTAGCATTAGATGGAATCAATTTAGAAATTGAGCAAGGTGAGTTTATTGCGCTCCTAGGTCCAAGTGGTTGTGGGAAATCTACTACATTAATGATGTTAGCAGGGTTATATATTCCAACAACAGGTGATATAAAGTTTAACGAAAAGGTTGTTAATACATTAGAACCTAAGGATAGAAATATCGGTATGGTTTTCCAAAGTTATGCCCTTTATCCACATATGTCTGTGAAAGATAATATAGCGTTTCCATTAAAGCAACAAAAAGTACCAAAGAAAGAAAGGTATAGACGAGCAGAGGAAATAGCTAAGATTGTAAAAATTGAATCCCTACTGAACAGAAAACCTAACCAATTATCTGGTGGGCAGCAGCAGAGGGTAGCTATGGCTAGGGCCATCGTTAAAAATCCAGATGTCTTGCTCCTTGACGAACCTATGTCTAACTTGGATACACGATTAAAGATAGAAGTCAGAGAAGAAATAAGGAGAATACAAAAAAAATTAAACTTAACAGCTATCATCGTTACCCATGATCAAGAGGAAGCCATGGCTACAGCTGATAGAATTGCTCTCCTTGACAATGGTAGAATACAGCAATTTGGTACGCCAGATGAACTCTTCAATAACCCTAAAAACATGTTTGTAGCTCATTTTATGGGTAATCCACCGATGAACTTCTTGGAAGGGAAATTAGTTAAAGAAGTAGATAAAAATTGGCTCATGTCTGATACCTTTAAGTTTGAACTTCCAAAAGAAATAGTCATTAATGAAGAGCATATTGGAAAAGATGTAACCTTAGGAGTTAGACCTTATCAACTCAATATTGTCAATGATGATGAGAATGGTGTTTTTGCAGATGTTGTTTTTGTTGAATACTTAGGGCGTGAAGTACTCATACAAACTAAAGTAGGTGATACAATCATCAGAGTATTAACAACACCAGGTGGAATCAATGAATCACAGAAGAGAATAAAAATTGCGCCTCAAGCTTCTGGTATCCAACTGTTCTTAGATAAATCTGGTGAAAATATTTTATACAAACAATAA
- a CDS encoding ABC transporter substrate-binding protein, protein MRRPLVLLTAIILVISLVAGCSQTDKPSESSSTGTGTKTETSQEAQVESEIVTIKAETRGAELTRVDNLAKAAEKLNEELKAEGKNIEVVVETSSFDGSLDDYRKRFILAYQSQKEPDIYTTGHEEIGWLAASEYILPLDDLKDSEAYSDVYEVLWEATKWNGHIWGALQDTEARPIFFNVKVLKELGWSEDEIKGLPDQVIKGEFTVDDMSAVAKEAQDKGLVEWGILHRPTNGPEFHMMAMNFGAQLYDEKEDKIVFDKPAILKTLQYLKDLTVDSKLTPDTITSMEWGNVHQIMIDGKALFWYGGIWNIFNYVQQGADYDEMMEQFDFMLVPSTEKGGKPMTLSHPLIYTVSSQTEHPDLVMRLLELVAAPEYQVKHSVDTCHLPINKSGAADAEFANDAYLSSVTYMLDYTTFIPNNENFNKYADAYYKAIQGIEIGELTPEEGIAFMETELSSTLKDDIIIRD, encoded by the coding sequence ATGAGAAGACCATTAGTTCTTTTGACAGCGATTATATTAGTGATTTCTTTAGTTGCTGGTTGTAGTCAAACGGATAAACCATCAGAAAGTTCTAGTACCGGAACTGGAACTAAAACTGAAACAAGTCAAGAAGCTCAGGTTGAATCTGAGATTGTAACAATTAAGGCTGAAACTAGAGGTGCTGAATTGACAAGGGTAGATAACCTTGCAAAAGCTGCTGAAAAACTCAATGAAGAATTAAAGGCAGAAGGAAAGAATATTGAAGTAGTTGTTGAAACTAGCTCTTTTGATGGTAGTTTAGATGATTATCGTAAACGATTTATTTTAGCATATCAGTCACAAAAAGAACCTGATATCTATACAACTGGACATGAAGAAATAGGTTGGTTAGCAGCTTCTGAATACATATTACCACTAGATGACCTGAAAGACTCTGAAGCTTATTCGGATGTTTATGAAGTTCTATGGGAAGCTACAAAGTGGAATGGTCATATATGGGGAGCATTACAAGACACAGAAGCAAGACCTATCTTCTTTAATGTAAAAGTTTTAAAAGAATTAGGTTGGAGTGAAGATGAAATTAAAGGATTACCTGATCAAGTTATCAAAGGTGAATTCACAGTTGATGATATGTCAGCAGTAGCAAAAGAAGCTCAGGATAAAGGATTAGTTGAGTGGGGTATTTTACATCGTCCAACTAATGGTCCAGAATTCCATATGATGGCTATGAATTTTGGTGCTCAATTATATGATGAAAAAGAAGATAAAATTGTTTTCGATAAACCGGCTATTTTAAAGACACTTCAATACTTAAAAGACTTAACTGTTGATTCAAAGCTTACACCTGATACAATTACTTCAATGGAGTGGGGTAATGTTCATCAGATTATGATCGATGGAAAAGCTTTATTCTGGTATGGTGGTATTTGGAACATATTTAATTATGTACAACAAGGCGCTGATTATGATGAGATGATGGAACAATTTGATTTTATGTTGGTACCTTCTACAGAAAAAGGTGGTAAACCAATGACTCTATCACATCCATTAATTTATACAGTATCATCACAAACAGAGCATCCAGATCTAGTTATGCGTTTATTGGAATTAGTAGCTGCCCCAGAATATCAGGTAAAACATTCTGTTGATACTTGTCATCTACCAATCAACAAGAGTGGTGCAGCAGATGCGGAATTTGCTAATGATGCCTACTTATCATCTGTAACTTATATGTTAGACTACACAACTTTCATTCCTAATAATGAAAACTTCAATAAGTATGCAGATGCTTATTATAAAGCTATTCAAGGTATTGAAATTGGTGAGTTAACACCAGAAGAAGGTATAGCATTTATGGAAACAGAATTATCAAGTACATTAAAAGACGATATTATCATTCGAGACTAA